From Chryseobacterium salivictor, a single genomic window includes:
- the asnS gene encoding asparagine--tRNA ligase produces the protein MRTTIKELLGDYKKLIHHDITVQGWVRAFRSNRFIALNDGSTINNLQVVVDFEQFDENILKNISNAASLKIVGEVVESQGAGQNIEIIAKKIIILGDNFTEERDKTILQPKKHSLEVLREQAHLRFRTNLFSAVFRVRSSVSFAIHQFFNQNQFFYMNTPIITGADAEGAGEMFGVTNFDLNEIPRDENGAVDFAQDFFGKKTNLTVSGQLSVETAMMGLGRVYTFGPTFRAENSNTTRHLAEFWMVEPEVAFNNLEDNIDLAEDFLKYVINYVLENCKDDLEFLDKRFAEEQKQKPEKDRASEGLIEKLQNVIQKRFKRVSYTEAIDILKNSKENKKGKFQFPIDEWGADLQSEHERFLVEKHFESPVVLFDYPKDIKAFYMKLNEDGKTVAAMDVLFPGIGEIIGGSQREDKFDVLKAKMKDMNVDEEELWWYLDTRKFGSVPHAGFGLGLERLVLFVTGMTNIRDVIPFPRTPNSAEF, from the coding sequence ATGAGAACGACTATTAAAGAATTATTAGGAGATTATAAAAAACTGATTCATCATGACATCACCGTGCAGGGCTGGGTAAGAGCATTCCGCTCCAACCGGTTTATCGCTTTGAATGACGGTTCCACGATCAACAATTTACAGGTGGTTGTCGACTTTGAACAGTTTGATGAAAACATTCTTAAAAACATCAGCAACGCGGCTTCATTGAAAATTGTCGGTGAGGTTGTAGAAAGTCAGGGAGCGGGACAAAATATCGAAATCATTGCTAAAAAGATTATCATCTTAGGAGATAACTTTACCGAAGAAAGAGACAAAACAATCCTTCAGCCAAAGAAACATTCATTGGAAGTTTTGCGTGAACAGGCGCATTTGCGTTTCCGTACGAACTTATTCAGTGCGGTTTTCAGAGTGAGAAGTTCGGTGAGTTTTGCGATTCATCAGTTCTTTAATCAGAACCAGTTTTTCTATATGAACACGCCGATTATTACCGGTGCAGATGCAGAAGGAGCCGGAGAAATGTTTGGCGTTACCAATTTCGATCTGAATGAAATTCCACGTGATGAAAACGGTGCGGTCGATTTCGCACAGGATTTTTTCGGCAAGAAAACCAATTTAACGGTTTCCGGTCAGTTAAGTGTAGAAACGGCCATGATGGGCTTGGGAAGAGTGTATACTTTCGGACCAACTTTCCGTGCAGAAAATTCAAACACTACGCGTCACCTTGCAGAATTCTGGATGGTAGAACCTGAAGTTGCTTTTAATAATTTAGAAGATAATATCGATCTTGCAGAAGATTTCTTAAAATACGTCATTAATTATGTTTTGGAAAATTGCAAAGATGATCTGGAGTTTTTAGACAAAAGATTTGCAGAAGAACAAAAACAAAAGCCTGAGAAAGACAGAGCTTCCGAAGGATTAATCGAGAAACTGCAAAACGTAATTCAGAAAAGATTCAAACGGGTTTCTTATACCGAAGCGATTGATATCCTGAAAAATTCCAAAGAAAATAAAAAAGGTAAATTCCAGTTTCCTATTGATGAATGGGGCGCAGATTTGCAAAGTGAGCACGAACGTTTCCTGGTAGAAAAGCATTTTGAAAGTCCTGTCGTTTTGTTTGATTATCCGAAAGATATCAAAGCGTTTTACATGAAACTGAATGAAGACGGCAAAACTGTTGCAGCGATGGATGTTTTATTCCCGGGCATTGGTGAGATCATCGGAGGTTCTCAGCGAGAAGATAAATTCGATGTATTGAAAGCCAAAATGAAAGACATGAATGTAGATGAGGAGGAACTTTGGTGGTATCTGGATACCAGAAAATTCGGTTCTGTGCCGCACGCAGGTTTCGGATTGGGATTAGAAAGACTGGTACTTTTCGTAACGGGAATGACCAACATCAGAGATGTAATTCCTTTCCCAAGAACGCCTAATAGTGCAGAGTTTTAA
- the rimM gene encoding ribosome maturation factor RimM (Essential for efficient processing of 16S rRNA) produces MKKEDCYFLGKITRRHGLHGNVFLKLDTDQPEMYSKLDTVFVDINGLLVPFFIARQSWSKGETLIVSFKNSTEALVDQVVGKDVYLPLSGLPKLTGNKFYYHEVIGFEIREEDGKSCGIIESVNDQTGQHYFVLTLAGKQIVIPIIKDWIIELNREEKFLKMSLPEGLMDVFLVPSKKDE; encoded by the coding sequence ATGAAAAAAGAAGATTGCTATTTTTTAGGAAAAATTACCCGAAGACACGGATTACACGGAAATGTATTCCTGAAATTAGATACAGACCAGCCTGAAATGTACTCTAAATTAGACACCGTATTTGTAGATATCAACGGATTATTGGTGCCTTTTTTTATTGCCAGACAGTCTTGGAGCAAAGGCGAAACGCTGATTGTTTCTTTCAAAAATTCTACCGAAGCACTCGTGGATCAGGTGGTGGGTAAAGATGTTTATCTTCCGCTTTCCGGTTTGCCGAAATTGACAGGTAACAAATTTTATTACCACGAAGTTATAGGTTTTGAAATCCGCGAAGAAGACGGTAAATCCTGCGGTATTATCGAGTCGGTCAATGACCAAACCGGTCAGCATTATTTCGTGCTTACTTTAGCGGGGAAACAAATCGTTATTCCGATTATCAAAGACTGGATTATTGAATTAAACCGCGAAGAGAAGTTTCTGAAAATGTCTTTGCCAGAAGGTTTGATGGATGTTTTCCTGGTGCCGTCTAAGAAAGACGAGTAA
- a CDS encoding 30S ribosomal protein S16 — translation MSVKIRLQRHGKKGKPFYHIVVADARASRDGKFIEKIGTYNPITNPAVIELNVDAAVKWLGNGAQPTDTARAILSYKGVLYKRHLQGGVAKGAFDQAEADKKFAAWLEEKEQKVVGKKDGLAKSKEDAKKAALEAEAKVNQDRLAAAQKLVDDAKAEADAKIAEAKAAEEAANAPVVEEAAPEVTEEPTAEAEGTEETQA, via the coding sequence ATGTCAGTAAAAATTAGATTACAGAGACACGGTAAAAAAGGAAAACCTTTTTATCACATCGTAGTTGCCGATGCAAGAGCAAGTAGAGATGGTAAATTCATCGAAAAAATTGGTACTTACAATCCAATCACCAATCCAGCGGTAATTGAACTTAATGTAGATGCAGCAGTAAAATGGTTAGGGAACGGAGCGCAACCTACCGATACGGCTCGTGCAATCCTTTCTTACAAAGGGGTGCTTTACAAAAGACACTTGCAGGGTGGAGTAGCGAAAGGTGCTTTCGATCAGGCTGAAGCTGATAAAAAGTTCGCAGCGTGGTTAGAAGAAAAAGAGCAAAAAGTTGTTGGTAAAAAAGACGGTTTGGCAAAATCTAAAGAAGATGCTAAAAAAGCAGCTTTAGAAGCTGAAGCGAAAGTAAACCAAGATAGATTAGCTGCTGCACAGAAATTAGTTGACGACGCAAAAGCTGAAGCTGATGCTAAAATCGCTGAAGCAAAAGCAGCTGAAGAAGCGGCTAATGCACCAGTTGTAGAAGAAGCAGCTCCGGAAGTTACTGAAGAACCAACTGCAGAAGCAGAAGGAACTGAAGAAACTCAGGCTTAA
- a CDS encoding TonB-dependent siderophore receptor, translating into MKKQIISLGALMIVATLSAQMKFDPISDTIRIQQIEDINLHKTGNPNKARPMSSKSNLTMMENPQPVAIVTHEIIEQQQAKQLSDVLQNVNGLYITSSRGNSQDSFGGRGFNFGNDNIFKNGARVNSGVFPEVSGLERVEVLKGGNAMLYGNVAAGGVVNLITKKPRFDFGGSVGLSAGSWNTYKPTVDFYGPLNDKVAFRVNGAYETADSFRDVVSSSKYYFNPSFLFNIGENSQLIVEADYLKNDFTPDFGVGSIISKDDSYSLNTLLPRNAFVGADWQFQNVQQATTGITFNHQFNDVWTLNAAASYQNYTKDYFSTERVQWSYDAADRLNWKRPLNRTYNEQNYTSLQVNLNGEVKTGRVTHKILVGTDGDYGMADSYTYLDPKNGKTFGTSYLYGTNGAANGTVYLDDPATWTSGAMPDAIKKDRNRIPTQRFGIYAQDYIELSDQFKVLAGLRWSYIENKESEKVNFADGKITAGPGTVDRAFSPKAGLVYMPNNNLSLFATYTNSFSANTGRDINGNSLKPSLIDQFEVGMKHNFWNNAVALNLSVYQIENRNFYQTADYKADGTVNSDTAIKEFAGKMRSQGVELDITGNPYPNLSIIAGASYNHSVYLDTPADFGYVENQRLVRTPATTANASVFYTFNQYVRGLKLGASVYFVGDRLAGWNDTKATNDARDGVSRLFKVDDYVTASLSAGYDWKKFSIMGKVGNLFDTVNYNVHENYSVNPITPRNFYVTLTYKL; encoded by the coding sequence ATGAAAAAACAGATTATTTCACTTGGAGCTTTAATGATTGTCGCGACACTAAGTGCGCAGATGAAATTTGACCCAATAAGCGATACCATCAGAATTCAACAGATAGAAGATATCAACCTGCACAAAACAGGGAATCCAAATAAAGCAAGACCAATGTCGTCGAAATCCAATTTGACGATGATGGAAAACCCACAACCCGTGGCAATTGTTACCCATGAAATTATTGAGCAGCAACAGGCAAAACAGCTGAGCGATGTTCTTCAGAATGTGAATGGATTGTACATTACTTCTTCCAGAGGGAATTCTCAGGACAGTTTTGGCGGACGGGGATTTAATTTCGGGAACGATAATATTTTCAAAAATGGAGCCCGGGTAAACAGCGGTGTTTTTCCTGAAGTTTCGGGGTTGGAAAGAGTAGAGGTATTGAAAGGTGGAAACGCCATGTTGTACGGGAATGTCGCAGCGGGCGGCGTAGTCAATTTAATTACGAAAAAACCGAGATTCGATTTTGGCGGAAGTGTCGGATTGAGTGCCGGAAGCTGGAATACTTATAAACCTACTGTCGATTTTTACGGGCCGTTAAATGATAAAGTTGCTTTCAGAGTCAATGGTGCTTATGAAACGGCTGACAGTTTTAGAGATGTGGTTTCTTCTTCAAAATATTATTTCAATCCTTCTTTTTTATTTAATATTGGAGAAAATTCTCAGTTGATTGTAGAAGCAGATTATCTGAAAAATGATTTTACACCGGATTTCGGAGTGGGTTCTATTATCAGTAAAGATGATTCTTACTCCTTAAACACTTTATTGCCAAGAAATGCATTTGTTGGTGCCGACTGGCAATTTCAAAATGTACAGCAGGCCACAACGGGAATAACTTTTAATCACCAGTTTAATGATGTCTGGACTTTAAACGCGGCGGCTTCCTATCAGAATTATACGAAAGATTATTTTTCAACAGAAAGAGTGCAGTGGAGTTACGATGCGGCAGACCGATTGAACTGGAAAAGACCGTTGAACAGAACTTATAATGAACAGAATTATACTTCATTACAAGTGAATCTTAATGGTGAAGTAAAAACCGGAAGGGTTACGCACAAAATTTTGGTGGGTACCGATGGAGACTACGGGATGGCTGATTCTTATACTTATCTTGATCCCAAAAACGGAAAAACTTTCGGAACCTCTTATTTATACGGAACCAATGGTGCGGCAAACGGTACTGTTTATTTAGATGATCCTGCAACCTGGACTTCAGGAGCGATGCCAGACGCCATCAAAAAGGACAGAAACAGAATTCCAACCCAAAGATTCGGAATTTATGCTCAGGATTATATTGAACTTTCAGATCAATTTAAAGTTTTGGCCGGTTTAAGATGGTCATACATTGAAAATAAAGAATCTGAGAAAGTGAATTTTGCCGATGGAAAAATTACTGCCGGCCCAGGAACTGTGGATAGGGCTTTTTCTCCAAAAGCAGGTTTGGTTTATATGCCGAATAATAACTTATCACTTTTTGCAACGTATACCAATTCCTTCTCCGCCAATACGGGACGGGATATCAATGGGAATTCTCTGAAACCTTCATTAATCGACCAGTTTGAAGTGGGAATGAAACATAATTTCTGGAATAACGCAGTCGCTTTAAATCTTTCCGTTTATCAGATTGAAAATAGAAATTTCTATCAAACTGCAGATTATAAAGCAGATGGAACTGTAAATTCGGATACAGCAATTAAAGAATTCGCGGGGAAAATGCGTAGTCAGGGTGTAGAATTAGATATTACAGGAAATCCTTATCCGAACTTGTCAATAATCGCGGGAGCATCTTACAACCATTCAGTTTATCTGGATACGCCCGCAGATTTCGGATATGTTGAAAACCAGCGGCTCGTGAGAACGCCTGCTACCACAGCAAACGCATCCGTTTTCTATACCTTTAATCAGTATGTGAGAGGATTAAAATTAGGCGCAAGTGTTTACTTCGTAGGAGACAGACTTGCCGGCTGGAATGATACAAAAGCCACCAATGATGCAAGAGACGGCGTTTCCAGATTATTCAAAGTGGATGATTATGTCACCGCATCTTTATCTGCCGGATATGACTGGAAGAAGTTTTCCATCATGGGAAAAGTTGGAAATCTGTTTGACACCGTGAATTACAATGTGCACGAAAATTACTCGGTAAACCCGATTACGCCAAGAAATTTCTACGTGACTTTAACTTATAAGCTCTAA
- a CDS encoding APC family permease, with the protein MSNDQKLEAKYGLFTAISMVIGQVIGSGIFFKVDDVLLAAQGNVLAGLLGFIIVGVSVVFAGISMANYAELLPKDGGILNYVNYRFGETASYFVGWMYMSLFYPALTAVLFTVSGIYIAHLLAEFMSFEPTPLHFALIGFVNLVIFFFINIFRPKSSGVFQQMTTVLKVLPLIFIASLGILSLFKGEVSEVNTFTQVGSGLQNQSFILLVAASFIPISFAFDGWYIATQISGEIKNSRKNLPKALIIGTISVMVIYIAYYLGIVFRMSGDEIIQLKDTYITEFARKTASNSGAILMQLFIIISVLGTSNGLLLATIRVPYQFANLEKSKKFLNLNKVNEKTKMPVNSAVFGTLIIVFYLFVYYINNTHPYFTESNFDLSAIPIIFIYLVNGALFLGLFQLFNKKVFTTNSFLKKIITIIAVLGNAVVLFGTATAPNGLTYFVINIVFVLAGFLLMRRT; encoded by the coding sequence ATGAGCAACGACCAAAAACTGGAAGCCAAATACGGATTGTTTACCGCCATTTCGATGGTGATTGGCCAAGTGATTGGTTCCGGCATTTTCTTTAAAGTAGACGATGTTTTATTGGCAGCACAGGGAAATGTTTTGGCCGGGCTTTTAGGTTTTATCATTGTGGGAGTCAGCGTGGTGTTCGCGGGAATTTCAATGGCGAATTATGCAGAACTTTTACCGAAAGATGGGGGGATTCTGAATTACGTGAACTACAGATTCGGCGAAACGGCAAGTTATTTTGTGGGTTGGATGTACATGAGTTTGTTTTATCCTGCCCTTACAGCCGTTCTATTCACCGTTTCAGGAATTTATATCGCGCATTTACTGGCAGAGTTCATGAGTTTTGAACCTACGCCTCTGCATTTTGCGCTGATAGGTTTTGTTAATTTAGTCATCTTCTTTTTTATTAATATTTTCCGACCGAAAAGCAGTGGAGTTTTTCAGCAGATGACCACGGTGTTGAAAGTTTTGCCTTTAATATTTATTGCTTCCCTTGGAATTTTAAGTTTATTTAAAGGAGAGGTAAGCGAAGTGAATACCTTTACTCAGGTTGGAAGTGGTTTGCAAAATCAATCGTTTATTCTTTTGGTGGCGGCGAGCTTCATTCCTATTTCATTTGCATTTGACGGTTGGTATATTGCCACGCAGATTTCTGGGGAAATTAAAAATTCAAGGAAAAATCTGCCGAAAGCTTTAATTATTGGAACCATTTCGGTGATGGTGATTTATATCGCTTATTATTTGGGAATTGTTTTCCGGATGAGTGGCGATGAAATTATTCAGTTAAAAGACACTTATATCACAGAGTTTGCACGGAAAACTGCGTCGAATTCTGGGGCGATATTAATGCAGCTTTTCATTATTATTTCTGTTTTAGGAACTTCTAATGGTTTGCTTTTAGCGACAATTCGCGTTCCTTATCAATTTGCAAATTTAGAAAAGTCGAAGAAATTTCTAAATTTAAATAAAGTGAATGAGAAAACGAAAATGCCTGTTAACAGTGCAGTTTTTGGAACATTAATTATTGTTTTTTACCTCTTCGTCTATTATATTAACAACACGCATCCTTATTTTACGGAGAGCAACTTTGATCTTTCTGCCATTCCTATTATTTTTATTTATTTGGTAAATGGGGCTTTATTTCTGGGTTTATTTCAATTATTTAACAAGAAAGTCTTCACTACAAATTCCTTCTTAAAAAAAATCATCACCATTATTGCTGTTTTAGGAAATGCAGTGGTGCTGTTCGGGACAGCAACCGCGCCGAATGGACTCACGTATTTCGTTATCAATATAGTGTTCGTTCTCGCAGGGTTTCTGCTAATGAGACGAACATGA
- a CDS encoding ABC-F family ATP-binding cassette domain-containing protein, giving the protein MNYISAENLTKSYGVKTLFKDITFHINEGDKIAIVAKNGSGKSTLLKILMGKEIADSGTVTINKDIQVVLFDQEIDFEGELNVEEFMMTLDSAPIMALKNYHHALISENPDDMDKALNEMEVHEAWDLENEMSQILSQLKITDLTSKMKTLSGGQIKRVALAKLLVETRAQHRHTLLIMDEPTNHLDVDMVEWLENYLSKAMVTLLLVTHDRYFLDAVCDIIWEIEDFNMYVHNGSYGTYLENKIIREDNMNSTIDKAQNLYRKELEWMRRQPKARTTKSKSRQSDFYETEKVAKTDTRKEKLELDFEMKRLGTKILELHDIGKSYGDNLLLKDFSYQFQRGEKVGIVGKNGAGKSTLLNIIQGLEPYDSGSIETGETIKFGYFSQKGLKYKEDQRVIDFIKDISENFPLANGRTISASQFLRLFLFDDQTQYSPISKLSGGEKRRLHLMYVLYQNPNFLIFDEPTNDLDLPTLTVLENFLLQFQGSLIIVSHDRYFMDRIVDHVLAFEGDGIIKDFVGNFSEYREKKSQEQNKKVVAPVVETPKKIETVVSSPTVVTRKLSFKEQQELKEIDKEIPKLEKQRAEILEKLNNETDYGKIAVYSKDLETIAEKLQALEMRWLELQD; this is encoded by the coding sequence ATGAATTACATTTCAGCCGAAAACCTTACGAAATCTTACGGGGTAAAAACACTTTTCAAAGACATCACTTTCCATATTAATGAAGGTGATAAAATTGCCATCGTTGCCAAAAACGGCTCCGGAAAATCGACTTTGCTCAAAATTTTGATGGGTAAAGAAATCGCCGATTCAGGAACAGTTACCATTAACAAAGATATTCAGGTCGTTTTATTTGATCAGGAAATCGATTTTGAAGGCGAACTGAATGTTGAAGAATTCATGATGACTTTGGATTCTGCGCCGATTATGGCGTTGAAAAATTACCATCACGCTTTGATCTCCGAAAATCCGGATGATATGGATAAAGCGCTGAATGAAATGGAAGTTCACGAAGCCTGGGATTTGGAAAATGAAATGAGCCAGATTCTCAGCCAGTTAAAAATCACGGATTTGACTTCGAAAATGAAAACCCTTTCCGGTGGTCAAATTAAAAGAGTTGCCCTGGCAAAACTTCTGGTAGAAACGCGCGCGCAGCACCGCCATACTTTATTGATTATGGATGAGCCGACCAACCACCTGGATGTGGATATGGTGGAATGGCTGGAGAATTATCTCTCAAAAGCGATGGTGACTTTACTTCTGGTAACGCACGACCGGTATTTCCTGGATGCGGTTTGTGATATTATTTGGGAAATTGAAGATTTTAATATGTATGTTCATAACGGGAGTTACGGAACGTATCTGGAGAATAAAATCATCCGCGAAGACAATATGAATTCTACGATCGACAAAGCACAAAACCTTTACAGAAAGGAATTGGAGTGGATGCGCCGTCAGCCAAAAGCGAGAACGACGAAATCTAAATCACGCCAAAGCGATTTTTACGAAACCGAAAAAGTAGCGAAAACCGACACCAGAAAAGAAAAACTCGAGCTTGATTTTGAGATGAAACGGCTCGGAACAAAAATTCTTGAATTACATGATATCGGCAAAAGTTACGGTGATAATTTATTGCTGAAAGATTTCTCTTACCAATTTCAACGAGGGGAAAAAGTGGGGATCGTTGGAAAAAACGGAGCCGGAAAATCGACGCTTTTAAATATTATTCAAGGTTTGGAACCTTATGATTCCGGGTCTATTGAAACCGGTGAAACCATTAAATTCGGTTATTTTTCGCAAAAAGGTTTAAAGTATAAAGAAGATCAAAGAGTGATCGACTTTATTAAAGATATTTCAGAAAATTTCCCGTTGGCAAACGGACGGACGATTTCTGCCTCGCAGTTTTTACGTTTGTTTTTATTTGACGACCAAACGCAGTATTCGCCGATTTCTAAACTTTCTGGTGGTGAAAAAAGACGCCTGCATTTGATGTATGTCTTGTATCAGAATCCGAACTTCCTGATTTTCGATGAGCCGACCAATGATTTGGATTTACCAACTTTGACGGTTTTAGAGAATTTCCTGTTGCAATTTCAGGGAAGTCTAATAATTGTTTCTCACGACAGGTATTTTATGGACCGTATTGTAGATCACGTTCTGGCTTTTGAAGGCGACGGAATCATCAAAGATTTTGTGGGTAATTTCTCAGAATATCGTGAAAAGAAATCTCAGGAACAGAACAAAAAAGTTGTTGCTCCGGTGGTTGAAACTCCTAAAAAAATAGAGACTGTGGTTTCATCGCCAACAGTGGTCACCAGGAAATTATCATTCAAAGAGCAGCAGGAGCTAAAAGAGATTGATAAAGAAATCCCCAAGTTAGAAAAACAGAGGGCAGAAATTCTGGAGAAATTAAATAACGAAACAGATTACGGAAAAATCGCGGTCTATTCGAAAGATTTAGAAACCATTGCAGAGAAGCTTCAGGCTTTAGAAATGCGTTGGTTGGAACTTCAGGATTAA
- a CDS encoding carboxypeptidase-like regulatory domain-containing protein — protein sequence MKKASLLFILLFGFLINAQIISGTIFSKEDRQPIPYAKIGIENENTGTIADENGHFKIDLTNIDINKALKIEVGGFEKYAVSVAHFLKEKQRPIFLTEKVKDIQEVVINPKKYIRKNWGINTKTQSIQIGHIPSKSEEDLSKEVAMLFKTNKKAKIEKININISNFKTDKPVFIRFTVYDKNLNSILIEDLHDEITSDKIVDNTYSYDVSKNNIWVNNHFYIGIQLLNRFEGAFYMSGALMGNKTIYRNYLGEWKKVPMVSPAINIDVKVQK from the coding sequence ATGAAAAAAGCATCTTTACTTTTTATTCTCCTTTTTGGATTTTTAATAAATGCACAAATTATCTCCGGAACCATTTTTTCTAAAGAAGACCGGCAACCCATTCCTTACGCGAAAATTGGAATCGAAAACGAAAATACCGGAACCATCGCCGATGAAAACGGCCATTTTAAAATTGATTTAACCAACATCGACATAAATAAAGCTTTAAAAATTGAAGTTGGTGGTTTTGAAAAATATGCAGTTTCAGTGGCTCATTTTTTAAAAGAAAAGCAACGCCCGATTTTCCTAACTGAAAAAGTAAAAGATATTCAGGAAGTAGTCATTAATCCTAAAAAATATATTAGAAAAAACTGGGGAATCAACACGAAAACCCAAAGTATACAGATCGGTCATATTCCTTCAAAAAGTGAAGAAGATCTTTCAAAAGAAGTTGCCATGCTTTTTAAAACCAATAAAAAGGCAAAAATTGAAAAAATCAACATCAATATTTCTAATTTCAAAACTGACAAACCGGTCTTTATAAGGTTTACTGTTTACGATAAAAATCTGAATTCAATTCTTATTGAAGATCTACACGACGAAATCACTTCAGATAAAATCGTTGATAACACTTATAGTTACGATGTTTCTAAAAACAACATCTGGGTAAATAATCATTTCTATATCGGAATTCAGTTGCTGAATCGTTTCGAAGGTGCTTTTTATATGAGTGGCGCGCTGATGGGAAACAAAACCATTTACAGAAATTATTTAGGCGAATGGAAAAAGGTTCCGATGGTAAGCCCGGCAATCAACATCGATGTGAAAGTTCAAAAATAA
- a CDS encoding thioredoxin family protein, which produces MKKTSLILLVFFSIITFGQGMKFEENKTFKDLLALAKKENRLLFLDAYTTWCGPCKMMAKNVFPQASVGEFYNANFINSKIDMEKGEGIDIAKKYNVRAYPTYLFINGDGELIHRVTSYYDPEDFINVGKDAVDPSKQMGALKKKFEAGEKDPEFLKNFIKVYAYTDPVLASKVAKTYFDGKKANLLTQEDLSYLFSLTKDSNSPLFPEFISRKDELLKLMPEENYNRTVNNFKLNAIFNTSFDQTTKILDEKKFITEAKKIMSEEKANSLLLKAKMKIAASAKDTAAYQKYAVAYYKDGASAEFTWDELNSVSWYFFENITDKTALGKAILWAKQSVKLNEGYANTDTLANLYLKTGDKVNAKIWAAKAIELAKKEGEDYAETQALLNQLK; this is translated from the coding sequence ATGAAAAAAACTTCACTGATATTACTCGTGTTTTTCAGCATCATCACTTTTGGACAGGGAATGAAATTCGAGGAAAACAAAACCTTTAAAGATCTTTTGGCACTTGCCAAGAAAGAAAACCGACTTCTTTTTTTAGACGCTTACACCACGTGGTGCGGTCCCTGCAAAATGATGGCAAAAAACGTTTTTCCACAGGCTTCCGTTGGAGAATTTTACAATGCCAATTTCATCAATTCTAAAATTGATATGGAAAAAGGCGAAGGAATCGATATTGCGAAAAAGTATAATGTGCGAGCCTATCCTACCTATCTTTTCATCAATGGAGACGGCGAACTGATTCATCGTGTGACTTCTTATTACGACCCCGAAGATTTCATCAATGTCGGGAAAGATGCCGTAGATCCTTCAAAACAAATGGGCGCGCTTAAAAAGAAATTTGAAGCTGGCGAAAAAGATCCGGAATTTCTGAAAAATTTCATCAAAGTGTATGCTTACACAGATCCTGTTTTGGCATCGAAAGTAGCCAAAACCTACTTTGACGGTAAAAAAGCAAATCTTTTGACTCAGGAAGATTTATCTTATCTTTTTTCATTGACGAAAGACAGCAACTCTCCCCTTTTTCCCGAATTTATCTCCCGTAAAGACGAATTACTGAAACTGATGCCGGAAGAAAATTACAACAGAACTGTTAATAATTTTAAACTGAACGCGATTTTCAATACTTCTTTTGACCAAACCACAAAAATTCTTGATGAGAAAAAATTTATCACAGAAGCTAAAAAAATAATGTCTGAAGAGAAAGCGAATTCCCTGTTATTGAAAGCAAAAATGAAAATTGCTGCTTCTGCCAAAGATACCGCTGCTTATCAAAAATACGCTGTAGCCTACTACAAAGACGGAGCATCTGCGGAATTTACCTGGGATGAACTCAACTCTGTTTCCTGGTACTTTTTTGAAAATATCACAGACAAAACCGCTTTAGGGAAAGCGATTCTTTGGGCAAAGCAATCGGTAAAACTGAATGAGGGTTACGCCAATACCGATACGCTCGCAAATCTTTATTTAAAGACCGGAGACAAGGTGAATGCCAAAATATGGGCAGCAAAAGCCATTGAACTGGCCAAAAAAGAAGGGGAAGATTATGCAGAAACGCAGGCTTTATTAAATCAACTTAAATAG